A genome region from Engraulis encrasicolus isolate BLACKSEA-1 chromosome 6, IST_EnEncr_1.0, whole genome shotgun sequence includes the following:
- the LOC134450485 gene encoding uncharacterized protein LOC134450485, protein MSVFVLSKAPAQAHLIPPTREVACQTEPPEKRTAGTQLSIRTLGPHFKSEEVQATLCCCSGPGPSGPSGPSADPTEQPLPFSSTPVKTHRQQELEEEEDEPTLEASSSQVAPEDQDSTFDPAQCIQDVTVSSDISELASTPIPNVNKFIVYESCIMELFEVCPGCKHPCTIQTRRLGTFISVSQQCTNCESQRTWNSQPLLKNTPAGNIQLSAAIYLSGASFFKMKRVFNALHLQTFQYDTFRRHARFYIEPAIITKWKESQDAMMLRLREGRAIVGGDMRADSPGHSAKYGSYSLMDLNTNTVIDVQLVQSNEVGGSYHMELEGLKRSLELLKERNVTLDCIVTDRHPQIQKFLRESGITQYYDVWHVVKGISKKLDSISKKKGCQPLKKWIPAVRNHTYWTAATSTTGPERRAKWTSLLNHVCDVHTHDDPLFPACLHAVRDTTDKSKWLRAETQAFYELEKMAMKTRLLNDIAKLSPHHQTSSLESFHSVILQFAPKSVVFPFLGMLCRLYLAALHYNENTGRDQATTSSGEPLYRMHYPKAMKGEARVKPIKTEATFGYVEDLISLIMGPVFDDPTPYRETMLKIRIPPDLSADIDHPEKEAVIASYVSRFNPGQAGAAADAVADPRAAGEEAAAEAAAAAAAAAEEAWEEEAAAEEAWEEEAAAEEAWEEEAEEAGAVAGGRGFPYRYL, encoded by the exons ATGTCTGTCTTTGTACTCTCTAAGGCTCCAGCCCAGGCACATCTGATTCCTCCCACAAGAGAGGTCGCCTGTCAAACTGAACCACCAGAGAAACGAACCGCTGGCACCCAACTGTCCATACGTACACTTGGACCTCACTTCAAAAGTGAAG AGGTGCAGGCTACTCTGTGCTGTTGTTCAGGCCCTGGCCCATCTGGCCCATCTGGCCCATCTGCAGATCCCACTGAGCAGCCACTCCCCTTCAGCTCAACACCAGTGAAGACCCATCGCCAGCAGGAgctagaagaagaggaagatgagccAACACTTGAGGCAAGCTCTTCACAAGTTGCACCTGAGGACCAAGATAGCACTTTTGATCCAGCACAGTGTATACAAGATGTGACTGTGTCATCAGACATTTC AGAACTGGCTTCCACTCCAATCCCTAATGTAAACAAGTTCATTGTTTATGAGTCCTGCATTATGGAGCTGTTTGAGGTATGCCCTGGCTGCAAGCATCCATGCACCATTCAAACCAGACGACTGGGGACATTCATCTCTGTGTCGCAGCAGTGCACCAATTGTGAGTCCCAGCGGACTTGGAACAGCCAACCACTCCTCAAAAACACACCAGCCGGCAACATTCAGCTCTCTGCGGCGATCTATCTCAGTGGAGCATcatttttcaaaatgaaaagg GTCTTCAACGCTTTGCACTTGCAAACGTTTCAATATGACACATTTCGAAGACACGCACGTTTTTATATCGAACCGGCCATTATAACGAAATGGAAGGAAAGTCAGGATGCCATGATGCTGCGCCTCAGGGAGGGAAGGGCCATAGTCGGTGGTGATATGCGTGCAGATTCTCCAG GCCACTCTGCGAAATATGGCAGCTACTCGTTGATGGACCTGAACACAAACACTGTGATTGATGTCCAGTTGGTGCAG AGCAACGAGGTAGGAGGAAGCTACCATATGGAGCTGGAGGGCCTGAAGAGAAGCCTTGAATTGTTGAAAGAGCGGAACGTGACACTTGACTGCAtagtgacagacagacacccgCAGATACAAAAATTCTTGAGGGAATCTGGCATCACCCAGTACTATGATGTTTGGCATGTGGTGAAAG GAATTTCTAAGAAACTGGACAGCATCAGCAAAAAAAAGGGTTGCCAGCCGCTGAAAAAGTGGATACCAGCCGTAAGGAACCACACCTACTGGACTGCAGCGACATCCACAACAGGACCAGAGAGACGGGCCAAATGGACCTCCCTCCTCAATCATGTTTGTGATGTCCACACACACGACGACCCCCTTTTCCCTGCCTGTCTACATGCTGTTCGTGAcactactgacaagtccaagtgGCTGAGAGCAG AAACTCAAGCGTTTTATGAGCTGGAGAAGATGGCCATGAAGACAAGACTCCTCAATGACATTGCGAAGCTTAGCCCTCACCATCAGACCTCATCGCTCGAGTCCTTCCACAGCGTCATCTTACAGTTTGCTCCAAAGAGTGTAGTGTTTCCATTCCTTGGGATGCTCTGCAG GCTTTACCTGGCAGCTCTACACTACAACGAGAACACTGGACGAGACCAGGCCACCACATCCTCTGGGGAGCCCCTCTACCGCATGCATTACCCCAAGGCCATGAAGGGAGAGGCCAGAGTGAAGCCCATAAAAACTGAGGCAACATTTG GATATGTAGAAGACTTGATCAGCCTCATCATGGGACCTGTCTTCGATGACCCGACACCTTACAGGGAAACAATGCTGAAAATTCGCATCCCCCCAGACCTGTCTGCAGACATTGATCATCCTGAGAAGGAGGCGGTGATCGCCAGCTACGTTTCCCGCTTCAACCCAGGGCAGGCAGGGGCAGCGGCGGATGCAGTGGCGGATCCAAGGGCAGCGGGAGAGGAGGCAGCGGCggaggcagcggcagcggcagcggcagctgCAGAGGAGGCATGGGAAGAGGAGGCAGCTGCAGAGGAGGCATGGGAAGAGGAGGCAGCTGCAGAGGAGGCAtgggaagaggaggcagaggaggcagGGGCGGTGGCAGGGGGAAGGg GATTTCCTTACAGATATCTGTAA